Proteins encoded by one window of Massilia sp. NR 4-1:
- a CDS encoding cupin domain-containing protein: MQTGNLYLNSEAPETGEVFEPLLAHGGVVIERIRSSSRIVPGEYVQEQDEWVALLRGEATLRVAGEMLALREGDHLFLPARVPHTVLSVSEGALWLAVHIHGRSAGTE; this comes from the coding sequence ATGCAAACCGGGAATCTGTATCTCAACTCAGAGGCGCCTGAAACCGGCGAGGTCTTTGAGCCCTTGCTGGCGCATGGTGGCGTGGTGATCGAACGTATCCGGAGTTCGTCGCGCATCGTGCCGGGCGAGTATGTGCAGGAACAGGATGAGTGGGTGGCGCTGCTGCGCGGCGAGGCGACGCTGCGGGTGGCGGGCGAGATGCTGGCGCTGCGGGAGGGCGACCATCTGTTCCTGCCGGCGCGCGTGCCGCATACGGTGCTGAGCGTATCCGAGGGGGCGCTCTGGCTGGCGGTGCATATCCATGGCAGGTCTGCCGGTACGGAATAA
- the pssA gene encoding CDP-diacylglycerol--serine O-phosphatidyltransferase → MPQFPRRRPNPIGKAPKKPRFSKFMRQQGADAAGKPRPRGIYLLPNAFTTGALFCGFFAIVMAMNQRFEHAAWAIFVAMVLDGLDGRIARLTNTQSEFGAQYDSLSDMVSFGAAPALVIYEWSLRGLGKLGWIAAFVYCAGAALRLARFNTNIEVVDKRFFQGLPSPAAAALVAGFVLMMVDLEVPGISLPWVSWVIALFAGLTMVTNVPFYSFKDVNFRKSVPFIAVFLIALGFALVSIDPPKVLFPIFVAYGISGYIVYFIRLAKGKPVSIVQTAHEPVDQSERR, encoded by the coding sequence ATGCCTCAATTCCCACGCCGCAGACCTAACCCGATCGGCAAGGCGCCCAAGAAGCCACGCTTCAGCAAGTTCATGCGCCAGCAGGGTGCCGACGCAGCCGGCAAACCGCGTCCGCGCGGCATTTACCTGCTGCCCAATGCCTTTACCACGGGAGCGCTGTTCTGCGGTTTCTTCGCCATCGTCATGGCCATGAACCAGCGCTTCGAGCATGCCGCCTGGGCCATCTTCGTGGCCATGGTGCTGGATGGCCTGGATGGCCGCATCGCCCGCCTCACCAATACCCAAAGCGAATTCGGCGCACAGTACGACAGCCTGTCGGACATGGTGTCCTTCGGCGCCGCGCCGGCCCTGGTGATTTACGAATGGTCGCTGCGCGGCCTCGGCAAGCTGGGCTGGATCGCCGCCTTCGTCTACTGTGCCGGCGCCGCGCTGCGCCTGGCGCGCTTCAACACCAATATCGAAGTGGTCGACAAGCGTTTCTTCCAGGGCTTGCCCAGTCCTGCCGCCGCCGCGCTGGTGGCCGGCTTCGTGCTGATGATGGTCGACCTCGAAGTGCCGGGCATCAGCCTGCCCTGGGTATCCTGGGTCATCGCGCTGTTCGCCGGCCTGACCATGGTCACCAATGTGCCGTTCTACAGCTTCAAGGATGTGAACTTCCGCAAATCCGTGCCTTTCATCGCGGTGTTCCTGATCGCGCTCGGCTTCGCGCTGGTGTCGATCGATCCGCCCAAGGTGCTGTTCCCCATCTTTGTCGCCTACGGCATTTCCGGCTACATCGTGTATTTCATCCGGCTTGCCAAGGGCAAGCCGGTAAGCATCGTCCAGACCGCGCACGAGCCGGTCGACCAGAGCGAACGCCGCTGA
- a CDS encoding 2-isopropylmalate synthase, producing the protein MSNRLIIFDTTLRDGEQSPGASMTREEKVRIARQLEKLRVDVIEAGFAAASQGDFESIRAIASSIRESTVCSLSRANDRDIARAAEALQPAARKRIHTFIATSPLHMQMKLRMQPEQVLEQARLAVRFARQFTDDIEFSPEDGSRSEEDFLCRVLEGVIAEGATTINFPDTVGYAVPELFGATIKRLRERIPNSDKAIWSVHCHNDLGLAVANSLAGVMIGGARQIECTINGLGERAGNTALEEVVMALRTRNAYYNLELGIDTTQIVAASKMVSQITGFAVQPNKAVVGANAFAHASGIHQDGILKARETYEIMRAEDVGWTANKIVLGKLSGRNAFKQRLQELGIELDSEAEVNAAFARFKELADRKSDIFDEDIMALVTDEEQAHESEYYRFVSLAQRSETGELPLAKVVFSMGGKEYSCQGSGDGPVDATVNAIESEARSGAELVLFSINAISSGTQSQGEVTMRLSHAGRIVNGVGADPDIVVASAKAYISGLNKLHSKIERLNPQTEPAP; encoded by the coding sequence ATGAGTAACCGCCTCATCATCTTCGACACCACCCTGCGCGACGGCGAGCAATCGCCGGGCGCCTCCATGACGCGCGAAGAGAAGGTGCGCATCGCGCGCCAGCTGGAAAAGCTGCGCGTCGACGTGATCGAAGCCGGCTTCGCCGCCGCCTCGCAAGGCGACTTCGAATCGATCCGCGCCATTGCCTCCTCGATCCGCGAATCCACCGTCTGCTCCCTGTCGCGCGCCAACGACCGCGATATCGCGCGCGCCGCCGAAGCCCTGCAGCCCGCCGCGCGCAAACGCATCCACACCTTCATCGCCACCTCGCCGTTGCATATGCAGATGAAGCTGCGCATGCAGCCGGAGCAGGTGCTGGAGCAGGCCAGGCTCGCCGTGCGCTTTGCCCGCCAGTTCACCGACGATATCGAATTCAGCCCCGAAGACGGCAGCCGCTCGGAAGAGGACTTCCTGTGCCGCGTGCTGGAAGGGGTGATCGCCGAAGGCGCCACCACCATCAACTTCCCCGACACGGTGGGCTATGCCGTGCCCGAACTGTTCGGCGCCACCATCAAGCGCCTGCGCGAGCGCATTCCCAATTCCGACAAGGCCATCTGGTCGGTGCACTGCCATAACGACCTGGGACTGGCCGTCGCCAATTCCCTGGCCGGCGTGATGATCGGCGGCGCGCGCCAGATCGAATGCACCATCAACGGCCTGGGCGAAAGGGCGGGCAATACGGCGCTGGAAGAAGTGGTGATGGCGCTGCGCACGCGCAACGCCTACTACAATCTGGAGCTGGGCATCGATACCACGCAGATCGTGGCGGCGTCCAAGATGGTGTCGCAGATCACCGGCTTCGCCGTGCAGCCCAACAAGGCCGTGGTGGGGGCGAACGCCTTTGCCCACGCCTCCGGCATCCACCAGGACGGCATCCTGAAGGCGCGCGAAACCTATGAAATCATGCGCGCCGAGGATGTGGGCTGGACCGCCAACAAGATCGTGCTCGGCAAGCTCTCCGGCCGCAACGCCTTCAAGCAGCGCCTGCAGGAACTCGGCATCGAACTGGACTCCGAAGCCGAAGTGAATGCCGCCTTCGCCCGCTTCAAGGAACTGGCCGACCGCAAGTCCGACATCTTCGACGAAGACATCATGGCCCTCGTCACCGACGAAGAGCAGGCCCACGAAAGCGAATACTACCGCTTCGTCTCGCTGGCCCAGCGCTCCGAAACCGGCGAGCTGCCGCTGGCCAAAGTCGTGTTCTCCATGGGCGGCAAGGAATACAGCTGCCAAGGCAGCGGCGACGGCCCGGTCGACGCCACGGTCAATGCCATCGAAAGCGAAGCCAGGAGCGGCGCCGAGCTGGTCCTGTTCAGCATCAACGCCATCAGCTCCGGCACCCAGTCGCAAGGCGAAGTGACGATGCGGCTGTCGCACGCCGGCCGCATCGTCAACGGCGTTGGCGCCGACCCCGACATCGTGGTCGCCTCCGCCAAAGCCTATATCTCCGGCCTCAACAAGCTCCACTCCAAAATCGAACGCCTCAACCCGCAGACCGAACCGGCCCCTTGA
- a CDS encoding alkaline phosphatase family protein, translating into MTMLNTPVLSLRALALASCLLANSALAATQAPASTSATAQPKLVVVLVVDGLPQEQVVRYRDQLGQGGFRRLLDQGAWFSNAHQAHGITVTAIGHAAVLSGAYPYQHGVIGNNWIDPVSKASVYCTEDREHTYLGEETKPSDGTSPARLRVSTLGDELRYASGQRSKVVAVSGKDRGAILLAGKTGTAYMYMDKSGNFASSSFYMKQHPEWVQRFQAAKPQDRYYGKSWRPLLDEAAYAGDAADDATPSTAAARNRFPFSYYSESGNIDAGYYGRLKVGPFLDELTLDFARAAVEGENLGRNPAGVPDILGVSLSSHDYVNHAFGPESKMSHDHLQRLDRMLSQFFGYLDQRVGLDNVLVVLTADHGFPNVPEFAQSQHMDAQRLDGEKLMGALNQHLDEKFKAGKLVTAWSLPNIHLDYAQIEKSGLKRDEVEQAAARFLLKQNGVAEVFTRSQLESGAVGGTRLATLMRRAWNRELSGDLMTVTKPYWYFGSGTSGTSHGSPYAYDTNVPLMVMGKRWIKPGAYGQYAEVVDIAPTLAHLLRIRPPAAAEGRVLTETLR; encoded by the coding sequence ATGACTATGCTGAACACCCCTGTCCTTTCCCTGCGCGCGCTCGCGCTGGCTTCCTGCCTGCTCGCCAACAGCGCCCTGGCCGCCACGCAAGCGCCCGCCTCCACGTCCGCAACGGCCCAGCCCAAACTGGTGGTGGTGCTGGTGGTCGATGGCCTGCCGCAAGAACAGGTAGTGCGCTACCGCGACCAGCTCGGCCAAGGCGGCTTCCGCCGTCTGCTCGATCAGGGCGCGTGGTTCAGCAATGCGCACCAGGCGCATGGCATCACGGTCACGGCGATCGGCCATGCGGCCGTGCTGAGCGGCGCCTATCCCTACCAGCACGGGGTGATCGGCAATAACTGGATCGACCCGGTCAGCAAAGCTTCCGTGTATTGCACCGAGGACCGGGAACATACCTATCTGGGCGAAGAAACCAAGCCCAGCGACGGCACCTCGCCGGCGCGCCTGCGCGTCAGCACCCTGGGCGACGAGCTGCGCTATGCGAGCGGCCAGCGCTCCAAGGTGGTGGCCGTGTCCGGCAAGGACCGCGGCGCGATTCTGCTGGCGGGCAAGACCGGCACCGCCTATATGTATATGGACAAGAGCGGCAACTTCGCCAGCAGCAGCTTCTATATGAAACAGCATCCCGAGTGGGTGCAGCGCTTCCAGGCGGCCAAGCCGCAGGACCGCTACTACGGCAAGAGCTGGCGTCCGCTGCTCGACGAGGCGGCCTATGCCGGCGATGCGGCCGACGACGCCACGCCGTCCACCGCGGCGGCGCGCAACCGCTTCCCCTTCTCCTACTACAGCGAGAGCGGCAATATCGACGCCGGCTACTACGGCCGTCTGAAAGTCGGCCCCTTCCTCGACGAGCTGACGCTGGACTTCGCGCGCGCCGCCGTCGAAGGCGAGAACCTGGGCAGGAATCCAGCCGGCGTGCCGGACATTCTGGGCGTCAGCCTGTCCAGCCACGATTATGTGAACCACGCTTTCGGGCCAGAAAGCAAGATGTCGCACGACCATCTGCAGCGCCTGGACCGCATGCTGTCCCAGTTCTTCGGCTACCTCGACCAGCGCGTCGGCCTCGACAATGTGCTGGTGGTGCTGACCGCCGACCACGGCTTCCCGAACGTGCCGGAATTTGCCCAGTCCCAGCATATGGACGCCCAGCGCCTTGACGGCGAAAAGCTGATGGGTGCGCTGAACCAGCATCTGGACGAGAAGTTCAAGGCCGGCAAGCTGGTGACGGCCTGGTCGCTGCCCAACATCCACCTCGACTACGCGCAGATCGAAAAGAGCGGCTTGAAACGCGATGAGGTGGAACAGGCCGCCGCCCGCTTCCTGCTCAAGCAGAATGGCGTGGCCGAAGTCTTCACGCGCAGCCAGCTGGAAAGCGGCGCCGTCGGCGGCACGCGCCTGGCGACGCTGATGCGGCGCGCCTGGAACCGCGAGCTGTCGGGCGACCTGATGACGGTCACCAAGCCCTACTGGTATTTCGGCAGCGGCACCAGCGGCACCTCGCACGGCTCGCCCTACGCCTACGACACCAATGTCCCGCTGATGGTGATGGGCAAGCGCTGGATCAAGCCCGGCGCCTACGGCCAGTATGCCGAAGTAGTCGACATCGCGCCCACCCTGGCCCACCTGCTGCGCATCCGCCCACCCGCCGCCGCCGAAGGCCGCGTCCTCACCGAAACCCTGCGTTAA
- a CDS encoding SIMPL domain-containing protein (The SIMPL domain is named for its presence in mouse protein SIMPL (signalling molecule that associates with mouse pelle-like kinase). Bacterial member BP26, from Brucella, was shown to assemble into a channel-like structure, while YggE from E. coli has been associated with resistance to oxidative stress.), with amino-acid sequence MKVMQTVAAAALVLGAQAVQAQSLPTAGTLVVVPAFGEVKAPNDQAVATFAIEEQDKDKAAAASRVNQKMKQGLDILKKEDPQASLKTQGYYTYPVYPEDRPLPPGVSAKARIPTAWRVGHYVQMTTSNLNALPKTVASAQKVLTLNNLQFGLSPAATKKLDDQRIAATYQNLNERIASIANAMGRKLSDAVLDTVDFEGSGNYAQREYAAAPAMMRSAMMKDTAEVSEPSFEPGETTLEMRLVGKVKFK; translated from the coding sequence ATGAAAGTAATGCAAACCGTGGCCGCCGCCGCCCTGGTACTGGGCGCACAAGCCGTACAGGCACAATCCCTGCCAACCGCCGGCACCCTGGTGGTCGTTCCCGCCTTTGGCGAAGTCAAAGCCCCGAACGACCAGGCCGTCGCCACCTTCGCCATCGAAGAGCAGGACAAGGACAAGGCTGCCGCCGCCTCGCGCGTCAACCAGAAAATGAAACAGGGTCTGGACATCCTGAAGAAGGAAGATCCGCAAGCCAGCCTGAAAACCCAGGGCTACTACACCTATCCCGTGTATCCGGAAGACCGTCCGCTGCCGCCGGGCGTGAGCGCCAAGGCGCGCATCCCGACCGCATGGCGCGTCGGCCACTATGTGCAGATGACCACCAGCAATCTGAACGCGCTGCCGAAAACCGTGGCGTCGGCGCAGAAGGTGCTGACCCTGAACAATCTGCAATTCGGCCTGAGCCCTGCCGCCACCAAGAAACTGGATGACCAGCGCATCGCCGCCACCTACCAGAACCTGAACGAGCGCATCGCCTCCATCGCCAACGCCATGGGCCGCAAGCTGAGCGACGCCGTGCTGGATACCGTGGACTTCGAAGGCTCGGGCAACTACGCCCAGCGCGAATACGCGGCCGCGCCGGCCATGATGCGCAGCGCCATGATGAAGGATACGGCTGAAGTCTCCGAACCGAGCTTCGAGCCGGGCGAAACCACGCTGGAAATGCGCCTGGTGGGCAAAGTTAAGTTCAAGTAA
- a CDS encoding S41 family peptidase, with protein sequence MLPPYAALALILCLTAPALAADQPNPPITSSTELSRMRDGIEGLSGPNASSADLQQAARRLDAGLDWLNANRERMHGSPVLLNERLNLQLARAEIHARLGRKNEALAALEEMQTLVWLPQLRRALRDAPGFASLREEPRFKAVLATAYVPERAMQTKALATSYKDQLSLEERVAGLSLFWAEARHGFAHFDNVPALNWDKVYMEYLSKVIAARDTREYYRVMLQLAPLLRDGHTNIYPPRELMAEFFSKPPLDTALAAGKVYVRGVHSASLAARIQVGDEIVSIDGQPVAQYAEQHVAPFASYSSPQDREVRLYTHQLLAGAAQQAVRLGLRGRDGVLREESLARSGWTDWQAPAPFSFRMLAGDVAYVDIRHLESDEILESFRNALPQIMQAKALILDLRYNGGGNGEDGLRILGHLSAQPIPVAASYARIDSAVVRARSGNYFHWLPIGGGEPYRHTQKHPFTGPVVLLTGPQTYSAAEDMVLSFRAMQRGVTVGAATGGSTGQALHFPLPGGGNARICVKRDLLPDGGKFVGLGIAPQIAVQATLDDVRAGRDPVLERALQVVSQ encoded by the coding sequence GCCGCGCGCCGGCTCGACGCAGGCCTGGACTGGCTGAACGCCAACCGCGAACGCATGCACGGCTCCCCTGTCCTGCTCAACGAACGCCTGAATCTGCAACTGGCGCGCGCCGAAATCCATGCGCGCCTGGGCCGCAAGAATGAAGCCCTGGCCGCGCTGGAAGAGATGCAAACCCTGGTCTGGCTGCCGCAACTGCGCCGGGCGCTGCGCGATGCGCCGGGCTTTGCCAGCCTGCGCGAAGAGCCGCGCTTCAAGGCCGTGCTGGCGACGGCCTATGTGCCGGAGCGTGCCATGCAGACCAAGGCCTTGGCCACCAGTTACAAGGACCAGCTGTCATTGGAAGAGCGCGTGGCCGGGCTGTCCCTGTTCTGGGCCGAAGCGCGCCATGGCTTTGCCCATTTCGACAATGTGCCGGCGCTGAACTGGGACAAGGTGTATATGGAATATCTGAGCAAGGTGATCGCCGCGCGCGACACCCGCGAGTACTACCGCGTCATGCTGCAGCTGGCGCCCCTGCTGCGCGACGGCCACACGAATATCTATCCGCCGCGCGAACTGATGGCGGAATTCTTTTCCAAGCCGCCGCTGGACACCGCGCTGGCCGCAGGAAAAGTCTATGTGCGCGGCGTGCACAGCGCCAGCCTCGCCGCCCGCATCCAGGTCGGCGATGAAATCGTCAGCATCGACGGCCAGCCGGTCGCGCAGTATGCCGAGCAGCACGTCGCGCCTTTCGCCAGCTACTCCTCGCCGCAGGACCGCGAAGTGCGTCTGTACACCCACCAGCTGCTGGCCGGCGCCGCGCAGCAAGCCGTGCGTCTCGGCCTGCGCGGCAGGGACGGCGTGCTGCGCGAAGAAAGCCTGGCGCGTTCCGGCTGGACCGACTGGCAGGCGCCAGCGCCGTTCAGCTTCCGCATGCTGGCGGGCGACGTTGCGTATGTCGACATCCGCCACCTGGAAAGCGACGAGATCCTGGAATCCTTCCGCAACGCGCTGCCGCAAATCATGCAGGCCAAGGCGCTGATCCTCGACCTGCGCTACAACGGCGGCGGCAACGGCGAGGATGGCTTGCGCATCCTCGGCCATCTGAGCGCACAGCCCATCCCCGTGGCCGCCAGCTATGCGCGCATCGACAGCGCCGTGGTGCGCGCCCGCAGCGGCAACTACTTCCACTGGCTGCCGATCGGCGGCGGCGAGCCATACCGCCATACGCAAAAACATCCTTTCACCGGCCCCGTGGTGCTGCTGACCGGGCCGCAGACTTATTCCGCCGCCGAAGACATGGTGCTGTCCTTCCGCGCCATGCAACGCGGCGTCACCGTCGGCGCGGCCACCGGCGGCAGCACCGGGCAAGCGCTGCACTTCCCGTTGCCAGGCGGCGGCAACGCGCGCATCTGCGTCAAACGCGACCTGCTGCCCGATGGCGGCAAGTTCGTCGGCCTGGGCATCGCGCCGCAGATCGCAGTCCAGGCCACGCTGGACGATGTGCGCGCCGGCCGCGACCCGGTGCTGGAACGCGCCTTGCAAGTTGTTAGTCAGTAA
- the rpsO gene encoding 30S ribosomal protein S15 yields MTVENINKAAIIADNARGQNDTGSPEVQVALLTARINELNGHFKAHSKDHHSRRGLIMMVNRRKSLLSYLKGKDANRYRDLIAKLGLRK; encoded by the coding sequence ATGACTGTAGAAAACATCAACAAGGCCGCGATCATTGCGGACAACGCACGTGGTCAAAACGACACCGGTTCCCCAGAAGTGCAAGTTGCGCTGCTGACCGCTCGCATCAACGAGCTGAACGGCCACTTCAAAGCACACAGCAAGGATCACCACTCCCGCCGTGGTCTGATCATGATGGTGAACCGTCGTAAGAGCCTGTTGTCTTACCTGAAAGGTAAGGACGCAAACCGTTACCGCGATCTGATCGCTAAACTCGGTCTGCGTAAGTAA
- the pnp gene encoding polyribonucleotide nucleotidyltransferase, giving the protein MFNKVTKTFQYGQHTVTLETGEIARQASGAVLVSVDDTVVLATVVARKDAKPGQDFFPLTVDYLEKTYAAGKIPGGFFKREGRPSEKETLTSRLIDRPIRPLFPEGYMNEVQVIVHVLSVNPEIDPDIPSMIGASAALCVAGVPFNGPIGAARVGYVDGQYILNPTTAQLKTSQMDLVVAGTESAVLMVESEAQQLSEEIMLGAVVYGHEQMKVVIDAIHDLVRDGGKPEQVWTAPAKNEALIARVTHFAEAKIRAAYQTKDKQARTDKLRAMSAEVQADLVAEAAAAGAEAPDAVEVGNILFDMEAKVVRSQILEGEPRIDGRDTRTVRPISIRSSVLPRTHGSALFTRGETQALVVATLGTARDSQKIDALMGEYTDDFMLHYNMPPFATGETGRVGTPKRREVGHGRLAKRALIAALPSQEEFSYSVRLVSEITESNGSSSMASVCGGCLALMDAGVPMKAHVAGIAMGLIKEGGRFAVLSDILGDEDHLGDMDFKVAGTANGITALQMDIKIQGITKEIMQVALAQAKEGREHILGEMQKAVPTVKTELSDFAPRLITIKINPEKIRDVIGKGGAVIRALTEETGTQIDISDEGVVTIASVDAAAGQEAKRRIEELTASVEVGKTYDGTVLKLLDFGAIVQVMPGKDGLLHISQIANERVNAVADYLKEGQQVRVKVLETDDRGRLKLSMKAAAEEAAAAAQ; this is encoded by the coding sequence ATGTTTAACAAAGTTACGAAAACCTTCCAGTACGGCCAACACACCGTGACCCTGGAAACCGGCGAAATCGCTCGTCAAGCCTCCGGCGCGGTACTGGTGTCGGTGGACGACACCGTGGTGCTGGCCACCGTGGTGGCGCGCAAGGACGCGAAACCGGGCCAGGACTTCTTCCCGTTGACCGTCGACTACCTGGAGAAAACCTATGCCGCGGGTAAAATCCCGGGCGGTTTCTTCAAGCGCGAAGGTCGTCCTTCGGAAAAAGAAACACTGACATCCCGCCTGATCGACCGTCCTATCCGCCCGCTGTTCCCGGAAGGCTATATGAACGAAGTGCAGGTCATCGTGCACGTTCTGTCGGTCAATCCTGAAATCGATCCGGACATCCCTTCGATGATCGGCGCCTCGGCCGCCCTGTGCGTGGCTGGCGTTCCGTTCAACGGTCCGATCGGTGCCGCCCGCGTGGGTTACGTCGACGGCCAGTACATCCTGAACCCGACCACCGCTCAGCTGAAAACCTCGCAGATGGATCTGGTGGTGGCCGGCACCGAAAGCGCCGTGCTGATGGTGGAATCGGAAGCGCAGCAGCTGTCCGAAGAAATCATGCTGGGCGCCGTGGTCTATGGCCACGAGCAGATGAAAGTCGTGATCGACGCGATCCACGACCTGGTGCGCGACGGCGGCAAGCCTGAGCAGGTATGGACCGCTCCGGCCAAGAACGAAGCCCTGATCGCCCGCGTGACCCACTTCGCCGAAGCGAAGATCCGCGCCGCCTATCAGACCAAGGACAAGCAAGCCCGTACCGACAAGCTGCGCGCCATGTCGGCTGAAGTGCAGGCCGACCTGGTGGCCGAAGCCGCCGCTGCCGGCGCCGAAGCGCCGGACGCTGTCGAAGTGGGCAACATCCTGTTCGATATGGAAGCCAAAGTGGTGCGTTCCCAGATCCTGGAAGGCGAGCCACGCATCGACGGCCGCGACACCCGCACCGTGCGTCCGATCTCGATCCGCAGCTCGGTCCTGCCGCGCACCCACGGTTCGGCCCTGTTCACCCGCGGCGAAACCCAGGCGCTGGTCGTAGCGACCCTGGGCACCGCGCGCGACAGCCAGAAGATCGACGCGCTGATGGGCGAGTACACCGACGACTTCATGCTGCACTACAACATGCCTCCGTTCGCCACCGGCGAAACCGGCCGCGTCGGCACGCCGAAGCGCCGCGAAGTGGGTCACGGCCGTCTGGCCAAGCGCGCGCTGATCGCCGCCCTGCCATCGCAGGAAGAGTTCAGCTACTCCGTGCGTCTGGTGTCCGAGATCACCGAATCGAACGGCTCCTCCTCCATGGCTTCCGTCTGCGGCGGCTGCCTGGCGCTGATGGATGCCGGCGTGCCGATGAAAGCCCACGTGGCCGGCATCGCCATGGGCCTGATCAAGGAAGGCGGCCGCTTCGCCGTGCTGTCCGACATTCTGGGTGACGAAGACCACCTGGGCGACATGGACTTCAAAGTAGCCGGTACCGCCAATGGCATCACCGCGCTGCAGATGGACATCAAGATCCAGGGCATCACCAAGGAAATCATGCAGGTCGCACTGGCTCAGGCCAAAGAAGGCCGTGAGCACATCCTGGGCGAAATGCAGAAGGCCGTGCCGACCGTGAAGACCGAGCTGTCCGACTTCGCGCCACGCCTGATCACCATCAAGATCAATCCGGAGAAGATCCGTGACGTGATCGGCAAGGGCGGCGCCGTGATCCGCGCGCTGACCGAAGAAACCGGCACCCAGATCGACATCAGCGACGAAGGCGTGGTCACCATCGCCTCCGTGGACGCTGCTGCCGGCCAGGAAGCCAAGCGCCGCATCGAAGAGCTGACCGCTTCCGTGGAAGTGGGCAAGACCTACGACGGCACCGTGCTGAAACTGCTGGACTTCGGCGCCATCGTCCAAGTGATGCCTGGCAAAGACGGCCTGCTGCACATCTCGCAGATCGCCAACGAGCGTGTGAACGCCGTGGCCGACTATCTGAAAGAAGGCCAGCAAGTGCGCGTCAAGGTTCTGGAAACCGACGACCGCGGCCGCCTGAAACTGTCGATGAAAGCTGCCGCTGAAGAAGCCGCCGCCGCCGCACAGTAA
- the bamE gene encoding outer membrane protein assembly factor BamE: MKNRLILIIFTAMLSACAGQGDPRWERGAKFSAIQLGQASKTSVRALLGQPDETTHLSLRDMDVWSYRYKESGVWDSMMHIHFDKNGTVRELMSGPDPMYDERRGFFR; encoded by the coding sequence ATGAAAAACCGTCTCATTCTTATCATTTTTACAGCAATGCTAAGCGCCTGCGCCGGCCAGGGCGACCCGCGCTGGGAGCGCGGCGCCAAATTCAGCGCCATCCAGCTCGGCCAGGCCAGCAAAACCAGCGTGCGCGCGCTGCTCGGCCAGCCCGACGAAACCACCCATCTGAGCCTGCGCGACATGGACGTCTGGAGCTACCGCTACAAGGAATCCGGCGTCTGGGACTCCATGATGCACATCCACTTCGACAAAAACGGCACCGTGCGCGAGCTGATGAGCGGCCCCGACCCCATGTACGACGAACGGCGCGGCTTCTTCCGCTGA